One Myxococcales bacterium genomic region harbors:
- a CDS encoding acyltransferase, with protein MTTSPLDSVRDAIFGREVRKSLSQEGRVPAVDVFRGLAILTVVLYHGEILPYGYLGVDVFFVVSGLLIGRILVAKWDTPEPFRFPSFFAARAFKIWPSYYTMLFVGTGAAYLLYRVERPEMLITIEHWPRYLFFFQNYRGTPHPAFDHVWSLCVEEHFYVLLPVSMLVLRRITGQKIKPLFFLVGGAIALGMLGKLAGFRFGKETYSATHNRIDALAWGVLLAVLVRFKPELVKRAPRLPLVLAGVVIFFGALAFDVLAEKRGMPIGDFFHKVILFTLVPFSVFLAILGAYHTDPTKGPLQGLFWPVRFVAYYSYNWYLWHPVVGPYITKHLGSGVVGSIVYVTLTFALGVLFTVRVEEPALVLRNRVLGKAKPKA; from the coding sequence ATGACGACCTCTCCCCTCGATTCCGTGCGCGATGCCATCTTCGGGCGCGAGGTCCGGAAGTCTCTCTCGCAGGAGGGGAGGGTGCCCGCGGTCGACGTGTTCCGTGGGCTCGCGATCCTCACCGTGGTGCTCTACCACGGGGAGATCCTGCCCTACGGGTACCTCGGGGTGGACGTGTTCTTCGTCGTGTCGGGGCTCCTCATCGGCCGCATCTTGGTGGCCAAATGGGACACGCCGGAGCCCTTTCGTTTCCCGAGCTTCTTCGCGGCGCGCGCGTTCAAGATCTGGCCCTCGTACTACACGATGCTCTTCGTGGGCACGGGCGCGGCGTACCTGCTCTACCGCGTGGAGCGGCCCGAGATGCTCATCACGATCGAGCACTGGCCTCGGTACCTCTTCTTCTTCCAGAACTACCGAGGCACGCCGCACCCCGCGTTCGATCACGTGTGGTCCTTGTGCGTCGAGGAGCACTTCTACGTGCTCTTGCCCGTGTCGATGCTCGTGCTCCGTCGCATCACGGGGCAGAAGATCAAGCCGCTCTTCTTCCTCGTCGGTGGCGCCATCGCCCTCGGGATGCTCGGGAAGCTCGCGGGCTTTCGCTTCGGCAAAGAGACGTACTCGGCCACCCACAACCGCATCGACGCGCTCGCGTGGGGTGTGCTGCTCGCCGTGCTCGTTCGCTTCAAGCCCGAGCTCGTCAAGCGGGCGCCGAGGCTGCCTCTCGTGCTCGCGGGCGTGGTGATCTTCTTCGGGGCGCTCGCGTTCGACGTGCTCGCCGAGAAGCGCGGTATGCCCATCGGGGACTTCTTCCACAAGGTGATCCTCTTCACCCTCGTGCCGTTCTCGGTGTTCCTCGCGATCTTGGGCGCCTACCACACCGACCCGACGAAGGGCCCGCTCCAAGGCCTCTTTTGGCCCGTGCGGTTCGTCGCGTACTACAGCTACAACTGGTATTTGTGGCACCCGGTGGTGGGGCCGTACATCACGAAGCACCTCGGCAGCGGCGTCGTCGGCTCGATCGTGTACGTGACGCTCACCTTCGCGCTCGGCGTGCTCTTCACCGTGCGCGTCGAGGAGCCGGCCCTCGTGCTCCGAAACCGGGTGCTCGGCAAGGCGAAGCCGAAGGCCTGA
- a CDS encoding PAS domain-containing protein has product MTPAALGVVGAVLFVLVWFGVAYAAEHVGSFRRLARHPATYGLSLGVYATSWTFSGSVGFAVDHGLAYAATPIGFSLACFGAPFLFAPIARVVRAHGAASLADLFAFRYASQAIGVLVTLLSLVSSAPYLAVQIQAVASASEGLGVGHVCSGAVFSLLVLVFTVSFGVRDASTRGSHPGLALAMGVESLVKALALGAVAVVAYLALRRTGNDVPVGTLAFPTGVAGVRGATWSSIVLLSALSAFVLPRQFHMAFVEAPRSSEARRRAMDYATWVTPALLFVMSLAVPFILASGRVLAANERPDKLVFHVSREVPWVAALAFVGNAAAASSMMVVTALACGTMVLHHLVLPVSGALHRGDPAGTRADVYASLLRARRASVAFVLTLGFLSFLVVSKVEGLVEIGLVAFVGSAQLAPGLLGVVRFRGVSRVGVTVGLVLGTIAWACLLVAPLVLAALGVRSSLLDALGQGQTEPWTRATFVSLSLNLVGMIVGSIAVPPEAVERDAAAACTEDALRERPAAGALDTVEIENRLASQLDRTFARQELGLALREAGVGEGTLSSAEANVVRQGLEPRLAGYVGPLRARTVVDAAFSVDRTSGPEAALRALDEALTRTQARLSGPLAHLEAVRAWVRRLVDELPVGVVVVGTRGDVVLWNRAMAELSSIPDVQATGRAIGALPPPWSAVLSTSKAEGSDAQTCEANAEGRSLLVRRGGTQDGLLVLVVEDHTERRRLEEGLAHHDKLGSLGRLVSGVGHEIGNPLAALGLVLERLHGEVGAGLPSSVGEVDDALALVRRIRTILGDLRGYARGVEGVAREPVELGPVVSEAVRLLSLSGERRGVEVLVAIPDTLTVLGDRSRIAQIVVNLVDNAIDASPDGSAVEVQAQIDGDRAVLEVRDDGPGIPEELASRIFEPFVTTKDVGKGTGLGLWVVWALTSHMGGEVTVDSAPGRGTVMSVKLPLAPDETSTNEKLA; this is encoded by the coding sequence GGTGTCGTCGGGGCCGTGCTCTTCGTCCTCGTGTGGTTCGGCGTGGCCTACGCGGCCGAGCACGTCGGCTCGTTCCGCCGCCTCGCGCGCCATCCGGCTACCTACGGGCTCTCGCTCGGCGTCTACGCCACTTCGTGGACGTTCTCGGGCAGCGTGGGGTTCGCCGTCGACCACGGCCTCGCCTACGCGGCTACCCCGATCGGGTTTTCGCTCGCGTGCTTCGGTGCGCCGTTTCTGTTCGCTCCGATCGCTCGCGTGGTGCGCGCGCACGGCGCAGCGAGCCTCGCCGACCTCTTCGCGTTCCGCTACGCGAGCCAGGCCATCGGCGTCTTGGTGACGTTGCTCTCGCTCGTGAGCTCGGCGCCTTACCTGGCCGTGCAAATCCAGGCCGTGGCGAGCGCGAGCGAAGGGCTCGGCGTGGGGCACGTGTGCTCCGGCGCCGTCTTTTCGCTCCTGGTGCTCGTGTTCACGGTGTCGTTCGGTGTGCGAGATGCATCTACACGGGGGTCCCACCCGGGGCTCGCGCTCGCCATGGGGGTCGAGAGCCTCGTGAAGGCGCTCGCGCTCGGCGCCGTGGCCGTCGTGGCCTACTTGGCCCTGCGCAGGACCGGCAACGACGTGCCGGTTGGGACGTTGGCGTTCCCCACCGGCGTGGCCGGAGTCCGCGGCGCGACCTGGAGCTCGATCGTGCTCCTCTCGGCGCTCTCCGCGTTCGTCCTGCCGAGGCAGTTCCACATGGCGTTCGTCGAGGCGCCGCGCTCCTCCGAGGCGAGGCGCCGTGCCATGGACTACGCCACGTGGGTCACGCCCGCGCTCCTCTTCGTGATGTCGCTCGCCGTGCCGTTCATCCTCGCGTCGGGCCGCGTCCTCGCGGCGAACGAGCGGCCCGACAAGCTCGTCTTCCACGTCTCGCGCGAGGTGCCCTGGGTAGCTGCTCTCGCCTTCGTGGGAAACGCTGCGGCCGCGAGCTCCATGATGGTCGTGACGGCGCTCGCGTGCGGGACGATGGTGCTTCATCACCTCGTCCTCCCGGTCTCGGGGGCGCTGCATCGCGGCGATCCGGCCGGTACGCGGGCCGACGTCTACGCGAGTCTCTTGCGTGCGCGCCGCGCGTCGGTGGCTTTCGTGCTCACGCTCGGGTTCCTCTCGTTTCTCGTCGTGTCGAAGGTCGAGGGGCTCGTCGAGATCGGCCTCGTGGCGTTCGTCGGGTCGGCGCAGCTCGCTCCGGGGCTGCTCGGCGTCGTGCGCTTCCGCGGGGTGAGTCGGGTGGGCGTCACGGTGGGCCTCGTGCTCGGCACGATCGCGTGGGCGTGCCTGCTCGTGGCTCCCCTCGTGCTCGCTGCGCTGGGCGTGAGGTCGTCGCTGCTGGATGCGCTCGGGCAGGGCCAGACCGAGCCGTGGACGCGGGCGACGTTCGTGTCTCTCTCTCTCAACTTGGTCGGCATGATCGTGGGCTCGATCGCCGTGCCACCCGAAGCCGTCGAGCGCGACGCCGCGGCCGCTTGCACGGAGGACGCACTGCGGGAGCGGCCCGCCGCCGGCGCCCTCGACACCGTCGAGATCGAGAACCGCCTCGCCTCGCAGCTGGACCGGACCTTCGCGCGCCAAGAGCTCGGGCTCGCCCTCCGAGAGGCGGGTGTGGGGGAGGGGACTCTCTCTTCTGCGGAGGCGAACGTCGTGCGGCAGGGGCTCGAGCCTCGGCTCGCGGGATACGTGGGGCCGCTCAGGGCGCGCACGGTGGTCGACGCGGCGTTCTCGGTCGATCGCACGTCGGGGCCCGAGGCGGCGCTTCGCGCGCTCGACGAGGCGCTGACGCGCACCCAGGCTCGTTTGTCGGGGCCACTCGCGCACCTCGAAGCCGTGCGCGCGTGGGTGAGGCGCCTCGTCGACGAGCTGCCGGTCGGAGTGGTGGTCGTGGGGACCCGTGGTGACGTGGTCCTGTGGAATCGCGCGATGGCCGAGCTCTCGTCGATTCCTGACGTGCAGGCCACGGGGCGCGCCATCGGTGCCCTGCCTCCGCCGTGGAGCGCCGTTCTGTCTACGTCGAAGGCCGAGGGTAGTGATGCGCAGACGTGCGAGGCAAACGCGGAGGGTCGCTCACTACTCGTTCGGCGCGGGGGCACGCAAGATGGGCTCCTCGTGCTCGTCGTGGAGGACCACACCGAACGACGGCGACTCGAGGAAGGCCTCGCGCACCACGACAAGTTGGGCTCGCTCGGGCGGCTCGTCTCGGGTGTTGGGCACGAGATCGGCAACCCCTTGGCCGCGCTCGGGCTCGTGCTCGAGAGGCTCCATGGAGAGGTGGGCGCGGGTCTTCCATCCTCGGTCGGTGAGGTCGACGACGCGCTCGCGCTCGTGCGCCGCATCCGCACGATCCTAGGAGATTTGCGGGGGTACGCGCGCGGGGTCGAGGGCGTGGCTCGCGAGCCGGTCGAGCTCGGCCCGGTGGTCTCCGAGGCCGTGCGCTTGCTCTCCCTCTCCGGCGAGCGACGAGGCGTCGAGGTGCTCGTCGCCATCCCCGACACGCTCACCGTGCTCGGGGACCGCTCCCGTATCGCGCAGATCGTCGTCAACCTGGTCGACAATGCCATCGACGCGAGCCCCGACGGGAGCGCCGTGGAGGTGCAAGCCCAGATCGACGGCGATCGCGCCGTGCTCGAGGTCCGCGACGACGGGCCCGGTATCCCCGAGGAGCTCGCCTCGCGCATCTTCGAGCCCTTCGTGACGACGAAAGACGTCGGGAAGGGCACCGGGCTCGGGTTATGGGTAGTGTGGGCGCTCACCTCGCACATGGGCGGTGAGGTGACGGTCGACTCGGCCCCGGGGCGAGGTACGGTTATGTCGGTGAAGCTCCCCCTTGCGCCCGACGAGACCTCCACCAACGAGAAGCTCGCATGA
- a CDS encoding pirin family protein: MTQSASSPSFTVRRAADRGRAEHGWLSSRHTFSFADYHDPRWMGFRALRVINDDRVAAAKGFGTHGHKDMEIVSYVLAGELGHKDSMGNGSVIVPGDVQRMSAGTGVLHSEMNPSPTSPVHFLQIWIQPSERGIAPGYEQKRFSREEKLGVMRLVASPDGSGGSVVIHADARLYATIVEAGTSVTHTVPSGRHTWIHVAKGEVTLGDLTLDAGDAAFSSDAGTFRLSGDGEVLVFDLG; encoded by the coding sequence ATGACCCAGTCCGCTTCGTCCCCGTCGTTCACCGTTCGCCGCGCCGCCGATCGCGGCCGCGCCGAGCACGGGTGGCTCTCGTCGCGCCATACGTTCTCGTTCGCCGACTACCACGACCCACGTTGGATGGGCTTTCGTGCCCTGCGCGTCATCAACGACGACCGCGTCGCGGCCGCCAAGGGCTTCGGCACGCACGGCCACAAGGACATGGAGATCGTGTCGTACGTGCTCGCGGGCGAGCTCGGCCACAAGGACTCGATGGGCAACGGCTCGGTCATCGTGCCCGGAGACGTGCAGCGGATGAGCGCCGGCACGGGGGTGCTCCACAGCGAGATGAACCCTTCGCCGACGAGCCCGGTGCACTTTCTCCAGATCTGGATCCAGCCGAGCGAGCGCGGCATCGCGCCGGGGTACGAGCAGAAGCGGTTCTCGCGCGAGGAGAAGCTCGGGGTCATGCGCCTCGTGGCGTCCCCCGACGGGAGCGGGGGGAGCGTCGTGATCCACGCCGACGCCCGGCTCTACGCCACGATCGTCGAGGCGGGCACGTCGGTGACTCATACCGTACCGTCGGGTCGGCACACGTGGATTCACGTCGCCAAAGGCGAAGTGACGCTCGGGGATCTCACGCTCGACGCGGGCGACGCGGCGTTCTCGAGCGACGCGGGTACGTTCAGGCTGTCGGGCGATGGGGAGGTGCTCGTGTTCGACCTCGGCTGA
- a CDS encoding sigma-54-dependent Fis family transcriptional regulator, giving the protein MRNVLLVEDEPVLRREVRKLLEGAGYMVVECETLDEARAGLERGGVDVVVSDLRLPGGLGTDLLPLAGAVPLLLMTGYASVRSAVDAMKRGAADYLPKPFDPDELLAVVARLVRKDGAAARTAPSEPPREPRILGASPAMDDLRAKIARVAATDVPVLVLGESGTGKELVARALHDESARQAGPFVAVNCAAIPESLVEAELFGSSRGAFTGATSDRPGLVEAAARGTLFLDEIGEVPLAVQARLLRFLQESEVRRVGDTRSKKVDVRVVAATHRDLPALVRAGTFREDLYYRLRVMELTVPPLRARGDDVLALARLFVTSSASRWKRPAPVLSRAAEACLARHSFPGNVRELENAVARAVVLAGEVIEPEHLALVPEGSLSSVASGPVPSPEPSDSSLESYFVRFVRENQDRMNEIELAAALGISRKTLWERRLKLGVSRPKPTKKG; this is encoded by the coding sequence ATGAGAAACGTGCTCCTCGTGGAAGACGAGCCGGTCTTGAGGCGGGAGGTTCGCAAGCTCCTCGAAGGCGCTGGCTACATGGTGGTCGAATGCGAGACCCTCGACGAAGCCAGGGCAGGTCTCGAGCGCGGTGGCGTCGACGTCGTCGTGTCCGACCTTCGCCTCCCCGGCGGCCTCGGCACCGATCTCCTCCCGCTCGCCGGCGCCGTGCCGCTCTTGCTCATGACGGGGTACGCGTCCGTGCGGTCCGCGGTCGACGCCATGAAGCGCGGCGCGGCCGACTACCTCCCGAAGCCGTTCGATCCCGACGAGCTGCTCGCGGTCGTCGCGCGCCTCGTGCGGAAGGACGGCGCCGCGGCTCGTACGGCCCCCTCGGAGCCTCCGCGAGAGCCACGCATCCTCGGTGCGTCTCCGGCCATGGACGATCTCCGCGCCAAAATCGCGCGCGTCGCGGCGACCGACGTGCCGGTCCTCGTCTTGGGCGAGTCGGGCACCGGGAAGGAGCTGGTCGCGCGGGCGCTTCACGACGAGAGCGCGCGGCAGGCGGGGCCGTTCGTCGCGGTCAACTGCGCGGCGATCCCGGAGAGCCTCGTCGAGGCGGAGCTCTTCGGCTCGTCGCGCGGCGCCTTCACCGGGGCCACGTCGGACCGGCCCGGGCTCGTCGAGGCCGCGGCTCGCGGTACGCTCTTCCTCGACGAGATCGGCGAGGTGCCGCTCGCGGTCCAAGCGCGGCTCCTGCGGTTCCTTCAAGAGAGCGAGGTGCGCCGCGTCGGTGACACCCGCTCCAAGAAGGTCGACGTGCGGGTCGTCGCGGCCACGCACCGCGATCTGCCCGCGCTCGTTCGGGCGGGGACGTTCCGCGAGGACCTCTACTACCGTTTGCGCGTGATGGAGCTCACCGTGCCGCCGCTCCGCGCCCGGGGCGACGACGTCCTCGCGCTCGCTCGTCTGTTCGTGACGAGCTCGGCTTCGCGCTGGAAGCGACCCGCTCCCGTGCTCTCGCGCGCCGCCGAGGCGTGCCTTGCTCGGCACTCTTTCCCGGGGAACGTGCGCGAGCTCGAGAACGCCGTGGCCCGCGCGGTCGTGCTCGCGGGCGAGGTGATCGAGCCCGAGCACCTCGCGCTCGTTCCCGAGGGCTCGCTCTCCTCGGTGGCGAGCGGACCGGTCCCGTCGCCCGAGCCGAGCGACTCGTCCCTCGAGTCGTACTTCGTGCGCTTCGTCCGGGAAAACCAGGATCGCATGAACGAGATCGAGCTCGCCGCCGCGCTCGGCATCTCGCGAAAGACGCTGTGGGAGCGGCGCCTCAAGCTCGGCGTATCGCGCCCGAAGCCCACCAAGAAGGGGTAA